A window of the Gossypium hirsutum isolate 1008001.06 chromosome A05, Gossypium_hirsutum_v2.1, whole genome shotgun sequence genome harbors these coding sequences:
- the LOC107953049 gene encoding protein JINGUBANG, with product MFAEADSFPRSKFGNIMHSYPNMSIPGSGSEDDLYVRYSRASTSGPAYEAHRTSLEGSPITMSPWNQTTSFMKPSTAISDNDVPANSLIGSLTREEGHIYSLAATKDLLYTGSDSKNIRVWKNLKEFTGFKSNSGLVKAIVISGEKIFTGHQDGKIRVWKISPKDPSIYKRAGTLPTLKDVLKSSIKPSNYVEVKHKRALWIKHADAVTCLSLNVEQGLLYSASWDRTFKVWRISDSKCLESIRAHDDAVNSVVSIMSGMVFTGSADGTVKVWKREQQRKGAKHVLSQTLLQQDSAVTALAINTQGSVLYCGSSDGLVNFWEVEKQLSHGGVLKGHKQAVLCLEATENLMFSGSADKNICVWRKDGNIHTCHSVLTGHVGPVKCLAVEKNQESRSEQRWIVYSGSLDNSVKAWSVAEFAQIRATNKNQQHACFEFDSVSAPFASDETACSTSSSSQSRWH from the coding sequence ATGTTCGCAGAGGCTGATAGCTTTCCGAGATCCAAGTTTGGAAACATTATGCATTCCTATCCTAAcatgtccatacctggttctggGAGTGAAGATGATTTGTACGTGCGGTATAGCCGCGCATCCACTTCCGGTCCTGCCTACGAAGCCCATAGGACGAGTCTGGAAGGCTCGCCCATAACCATGTCACCGTGGAACCAAACCACTTCTTTCATGAAACCTTCAACTGCCATTTCCGATAATGATGTTCCAGCTAACAGCCTCATCGGCTCGCTTACACGTGAAGAGGGTCATATTTATTCCTTGGCAGCCACAAAGGATCTCCTTTACACCGGCTCCGATAGTAAGAACATTCGGGTGTGGAAGAATCTAAAAGAATTTACGGGCTTCAAATCTAACAGTGGATTGGTTAAGGCCATTGTGATATCTGGCGAAAAGATTTTTACCGGCCATCAAGATGGGAAgattcgcgtttggaaaatctcTCCTAAGGACCCTAGCATTTATAAACGAGCTGGAACTTTGCCCACTCTCAAAGACGTCCTTAAAAGCTCCATTAAACCCAGCAATTATGTGGAAGTGAAGCATAAGCGGGCTCTATGGATCAAACACGCAGATGCGGTGACGTGTTTGAGCCTGAACGTGGAACAAGGTCTTCTTTACTCTGCTTCATGGGATAGGACATTCAAAGTCTGGAGAATTTCAGATTCCAAATGCCTTGAATCGATTCGTGCACACGATGACGCTGTTAACTCTGTGGTTTCGATCATGAGTGGAATGGTTTTCACTGGCTCCGCTGATGGTACCGTTAAAGTGTGGAAAAGGGAACAACAGCGGAAAGGAGCGAAGCATGTGTTGTCCCAAACTCTTTTACAACAAGATTCTGCAGTTACGGCATTAGCAATCAACACCCAGGGTTCAGTTCTGTACTGTGGCTCCAGTGACGGCTTGGTCAATTTCTGGGAAGTTGAAAAGCAATTATCCCACGGCGGGGTCCTAAAAGGGCACAAGCAGGCCGTTCTTTGCCTTGAGGCTACTGAGAATTTGATGTTTAGCGGATCGGCTGATAAGAATATATGCGTTTGGAGGAAGGACGGCAACATCCACACATGCCACTCGGTGCTGACGGGGCACGTGGGGCCTGTCAAGTGCTTGGCTGTGGAAAAGAACCAAGAATCCAGGAGCGAGCAGCGGTGGATCGTGTACAGTGGAAGCCTTGATAATTCGGTCAAGGCATGGAGCGTTGCGGAGTTTGCCCAGATAAGAGCGACCAACAAGAACCAGCAACATGCCTGTTTCGAATTCGATTCAGTGTCTGCCCCATTCGCATCTGATGAGACCGCCTGTTCCACCAGCTCAAGCAGCCAGAGTAGGTGGCACTGA
- the LOC107953048 gene encoding cytochrome P450 82C3, producing the protein MDVILSNLKDEGDHHADTINKATCLALVLAAEDTTAVTLTWVLSLLLNNRHTLNKVVNELDIHIGNNRLVEESDMKNLVYLQAVIKETMRLYPAAPLSLIHAATEDCRVSGYQVAAGTWLITNLYKLHRDPGIWSDPEEFRPERFMTTHKHVDVKGQNFELIPFSSGRRMCPGVSFALQVLHLTVANLLHQFDFATPLDEAVDMRQGPALTIFKATPLEVHITPRLPASVYDTSS; encoded by the exons ATGGATGTGATACTTTCTAACCTCAAAGATGAAGGGGATCACCATGCAGATACCATCAACAAAGCCACCTGTCTG GCTCTGGTTTTGGCGGCTGAAGATACCACAGCGGTTACATTGACATGGGTCTTATCTTTGTTACTCAACAACCGTCATACATTAAACAAGGTAGTAAATGAACTCGACATCCATATCGGTAACAATAGGCTAGTGGAGGAATCCGACATGAAAAATTTAGTATACCTTCAAGCAGTCATCAAGGAAACAATGCGTTTGTACCCTGCTGCACCACTCTCGTTGATTCATGCAGCCACTGAGGATTGTAGGGTTAGTGGTTACCAAGTGGCGGCAGGCACATGGCTGATCACCAATCTTTATAAGCTTCATCGGGACCCAGGAATATGGTCAGACCCAGAGGAGTTTAGACCCGAAAGGTTCATGACAACCCACAAACATGTTGACGTGAAAGGGCAAAATTTCGAGTTGATACCGTTTAGCAGTGGAAGAAGAATGTGTCCCGGGGTTTCATTTGCACTCCAAGTGTTGCACCTCACGGTTGCTAATTTGCTGCACCAGTTCGACTTTGCAACCCCGTTAGATGAAGCGGTTGATATGCGCCAAGGACCAGCTTTGACAATTTTCAAAGCTACTCCACTTGAAGTCCACATCACTCCACGCCTTCCTGCTTCTGTTTACGACACTAGCAGCTAA